The sequence below is a genomic window from Inediibacterium massiliense.
ATAAATTACTTCTCCTTCAATAGATCTTTGCATATCTGTTACTTCTTCAGGCCGTTCATCAATTAAAAGTACAATGATTTCTATATCTTTATGTTTTTTGGCAATACTATTTGCAATTTTCTTAAGAAGTATCGTCTTCCCTGCTTTTGGCGGAGCTACAATCAATCCTCTTTGTCCTTTTCCAATAGGAGCAATTAAATCGATGATTCTCGTAGAAAGATCTGTAGGATCATATTCAAGGGTAATTCTTTGATTGGGATAAATAGGTGTGAGATTATCAAAGTTTGGTCTTTTCGAAGCAACTTCAGGATTGTCATTGTTTACCTTTTGAACATAAAGAAGGGCTCTAAACTTTTCTCCACTTTTTGGAGGCCTTGTAATACCTGAAATTTTATCTCCTGTCTTTAAATTAAATCTTCTAATTTGAGATGGAGATACATACACATCCTCATCACTAGTTAAAAAATTATAAAATCTTAAAAATCCAAATCCACCTTCTGTAATCTCAAGTACTCCCTCTACTGTATCTACTGCAGCACTATTATTAATTTCATTGTTAATTTTTTGTGGAAAGCTTTCTCTACGCATAGGTACTATTTTTTCTTCTAAAGGTACTTCCTCAGCTTTTTGATTATTTTTATTCTGTAGAATTTGTTCTATCAACTCATTTTTTTTGTACTTATTTATATTTTTAAGACCTAGATTTTTTGCAATACTTCGCAATTCATCTAGCTTCTTTTTATCTAGATCTACAAATTCCAACACCGCACCTCCATCATATACAAAACATACCGTTTGAAATATTTTTATTTAATATAATTTATAGTGCTAGTAAAAACTAGCACTATAATTTGAATTGCCTTTATAACATCGTATCAATTGTATACGGTGAAATTTTTATTGTCAAGGCTTTTATTTTGCATATTCAGGTTTTTGATCTAGTTTGTGAATGGCTTCGATAAATCTTATGGTGCCTGTTTCAGCTCTCATAACAACAGAATGAGTTTTCGCCATATTATTTCCATAATAAGTCACACCATTTAATAAATCACCTTCAGATATTCCTGTAGCTGCAAAGAATACTTCATCTCCTTTTACTAAATCATCCATAAGAAGAACTTTGCTGCAATCCACTCCCATTTTCTCACATCTTTGTTTTTCTTCTTCTTCATAAGGCACAAGTCTTCCTTGGAATTCTCCTCCAAGACATTTGAGAGCTGCTGCTGCGATGACTCCCTCTGGAGCTCCACCTATTCCTAGCATAATATCTACTCCTCTATCTTCAAAACAAGTAGCAATAGCAGCCGCTACATCTCCTTCTTGGAATAATTTAATTCTTACTCCCAATTCCCTACATTCTTTTATAATCCCCTCATGT
It includes:
- the rho gene encoding transcription termination factor Rho, producing MEFVDLDKKKLDELRSIAKNLGLKNINKYKKNELIEQILQNKNNQKAEEVPLEEKIVPMRRESFPQKINNEINNSAAVDTVEGVLEITEGGFGFLRFYNFLTSDEDVYVSPSQIRRFNLKTGDKISGITRPPKSGEKFRALLYVQKVNNDNPEVASKRPNFDNLTPIYPNQRITLEYDPTDLSTRIIDLIAPIGKGQRGLIVAPPKAGKTILLKKIANSIAKKHKDIEIIVLLIDERPEEVTDMQRSIEGEVIYSTFDELPSHHIKVAEMVLNRAQRLVEHGKDVVILLDSITRLARAYNLTIPTTGRTLSGGLDPGALHKPKRFFGAARNIEEGGSLTILATALVDTGSRMDDVIFEEFKGTGNMELHLDRKLSEKRIFPAINLNKSGTRKEELLLTQKEIETIWNIRRAMSNNPTQEVTEAIISKLTRTKDNLEFVEKMRNQI